The following coding sequences are from one Culex quinquefasciatus strain JHB chromosome 1, VPISU_Cqui_1.0_pri_paternal, whole genome shotgun sequence window:
- the LOC6043261 gene encoding ATP-dependent DNA helicase PIF1: MQRCYEMASRPTSASIWRKCKRLVIDEISMVDGDYLRKPKPLAITSGRTTSPSVESS; the protein is encoded by the exons ATGCAGAGGTGCTACGAGATGGCCTCGCGACCCACATCGGCTTCGATTTGGCGCAAGTGCAAGCGGTTGGTTATCGACGAAATTTCCATGGTTGATGGGGATTATTTGAG AAAACCGAAGCCGTTGGCCATTACGTCCGGAAGAACGACAAGCCCTTCAGTGGAATCCAGCTGA
- the LOC6053973 gene encoding hrp65 protein has protein sequence MHELYKQKVEALKRDMVMEEEKLEAQMEFARHEHEIEQLREELRMREQDKARKKADWELKEHFVIESRERLQQQVSDQRMGFQGNNNFNNRNKFFDMMNQGGGGGGGNRNNSFGWEVRNYGHGGRNEMDQQQDQQQQQQQQQQFQEGLPDKDRDRNRVLEVHAVKVAW, from the coding sequence ATGCACGAGCTGTACAAGCAAAAGGTCGAGGCACTAAAACGCGACATGGTCATGGAGGAGGAGAAGCTTGAGGCGCAGATGGAGTTTGCCCGTCACGAGCACGAGATCGAGCAGCTGCGTGAAGAACTCCGCATGCGGGAACAGGACAAGGCCCGCAAAAAGGCCGACTGGGAGCTGAAGGAACACTTCGTCATCGAATCCCGCGAGCGACTTCAGCAGCAAGTGTCCGACCAGCGCATGGGCTTTCAAGGCAACAATAACTTCAATAACCGTAACAAATTCTTCGATATGATGAACCAGggaggtggtggtggcggtggaaACCGTAACAACAGTTTCGGATGGGAGGTTCGCAACTACGGCCACGGAGGACGAAACGAAATGGACCAGCAGCAGGatcaacagcaacaacagcagcagcagcagcagtttcaAGAAGGTCTGCCCGACAAGGACCGGGACAGGAACAGGGTCCTGGAGGTCCATGCGGTGAAGGTGGCATGGTAG
- the LOC119770115 gene encoding craniofacial development protein 2-like, which translates to MDQGQNNSSKLAVTYPARAGLLARELHKLNVHVAAIQEVRWPGHGEREFTAVDPIANTSFKYHIYYSGGEKAMHGVGFVVIGDQKNRVIKWKVVNDRICVLRIKGKFFNYSLINIYAPTNDKPDDDKDAFYERLDKTYGECPRHDVKIVIGDANAQVGREAFFHPVIGKESLHPRTNDNGLRLVNFAAARGMAICSTFFARKNIRKHTWRHPNGESCTQIDHVLVDGRHFSDVMDVRSYRGPNIDSDHFLVACKIRARLSNVLTPRTARIARLNVQRLASSDVAAEYSRKLDERINEDAPTVIGTTRGRKPKGWFDAECQRVTDEKNEARKRMLVKGTRRNCERYSELRRAEKRTHRRKEREYDERVLAEAQAQYNANDKRREGNLLTDKTAVAARWKEHFQQLLNGETREESSRTG; encoded by the exons ATGGATCAGGGGCAGAACAACAGCAGCAAGCTAGCGGTGACAT ATCCTGCACGTGCTGGCCTTCTTGCCCGGGAGCTGCACAAGCTGAACGTGCATGTGGCCGCCATCCAGGAAGTTCGATGGCCCGGTCATGGAGAGCGAGAATTCACGGCGGTGGACCCCATCGCCAACACCTCTTTCAAGTACCACATCTACTACAGTGGCGGCGAAAAGGCGATGCACGGAGTCGGTTTTGTAGTGATTGGGGATCAGAAGAACCGAGTCATCAAGTGGAAGGTGGTGAATGACCGGATCTGCGTGTTGAGAATAAAGGGCAAATTCTTCAACTACAGCCTGATCAACATCTACGCGCCGACAAACGACAAGCCCGATGACGATaaagacgctttctacgagcgtcTCGACAAGACCTATGGAGAGTGCCCAAGACATGACGTGAAGATAGTCATCGGAGACGCAAACGCGCAGGTCGGAAGGGAAGCCTTCTTCCATCCGGTCATCGGCAAGGAGAGCCTTCATCCTCGCACGAATGACAACGGCCTACGTTTGGTCAATTTCGCCGCAGCCAGAGGAATGGCTATCTGTAGCACCTTCTTTGCGCGCAAGAACATTCGGAAGCACACCTGGCGCCACCCAAATGGCGAATCGTGCACTCAAATCGATCACGTTTTGGTGGATGGTCGACACTTCTCGGACGTGATGGACGTCCGATCGTACAGAGGACCGAACATCGACTCTGATCACTTCCTGGTAGCGTGCAAGATCCGAGCTAGGCTGTCGAACGTGTTGACCCCGCGGACTGCGAGGATAGCGCGGTTGAACGTCCAGCGCCTCGCGAGCAGCGACGTTGCTGCAGAGTACAGTCGGAAGCTCGACGAGCGGATCAACGAGGACGCGCCTACAG TGATCGGCACGACCAGAGGACGCAAACCCAAAGGGTGGTTCGATGCGGAGTGCCAGCGAGTGACGGACGAGAAGAACGAGGCCAGAAAGCGTATGCTGGTGAAGGGTACGCGCCGAAACTGTGAGCGATACAGTGAGCTGCGAAGAGCTGAGAAACGAACCCACCGCCGAAAAGAACGGGAGTACGACGAGAGAGTACTTGCCGAAGCTCAAGCACAGTACAACGCGAATGATAAGCGGAG GGAAGGTAACCTGTTGACAGATAAGACAGCGGTAGCGGCCAGGTGGAAGGAGCACTTCCAACAGCTGTTGAACGGTGAGACGCGAGAGGAATCGTCGAGGACAGGATGA
- the LOC119770116 gene encoding uncharacterized protein LOC119770116 yields the protein MNVEDDGIAVDPPTLEDVEKAVKELKNAKSAGKDGLPAELFKHGSARMIEILHQIVQRIWCEEQLPTDWLDGLITPIYKKGQRLDCANYRGITILNSAYKVLSRILWSKLRPLTETFVGEYQCGFRAGRSTMDQMFTLRQILDKFREHNLQTHHLFIDFKAAYDSVKRNELWKIMLEHGFPAKLIRLIRATLDGAKSSVRIANETSEAFVTLDGLKQGDALSNLLFIIALEGAARRAGVQRNGTLITKSYMLLGYADDIDIIGIDRRSVEEAFVPFKREAAKIGLTINTAKTKYLVAGRARGSAGDGVSEVEIDGERYEVVDEFVYLGTLVTCDNDVSCEVKRRISAANRAFYGLRSQLRSRSLRTPTKITLYRTLILPVALYGHESWTLKEADQRALGVFERRILRTIFGGKQVGDRWRRRMNFELYQDYKHADIVKVIKHDRLKWAGHVARMSDERAAKTIFSSEPGRGRRLRGRPRTRWLCAVDEDARAANIVGDWRRAAQDRASWKSSISSALGR from the coding sequence ATGAACGTTGAGGATGATGGAATAGCTGTGGACCCGCCTACGTTGGAGGACGTGGAAAAAGCCGTAAAGGAGCTCAAGAACGCGAAATCCGCGGGAAAGGACGGACTTCCGGCCGAACTTTTCAAGCACGGGAGCGCGCGGATGATCGAGATTCTGCACCAAATCGTCCAGCGAATTTGGTGCGAAGAACAGCTTCCGACCGACTGGTTAGACGGGCTCATCACCCCAATCTACAAGAAAGGGCAAAGACTCGATTGTGCCAACTATCGAGGCATCACAATCCTCAACTCAGCGTACAAAGTACTATCCCGAATCCTGTGGAGCAAGCTGAGACCCTTGACCGAGACCTTTGTCGGCGAATACCAGTGCGGTTTTCGAGCGGGTCGGTCAACGATGGATCAGATGTTCACTCTGCGACAAATCCTCGACAAGTTCCGGGAGCACAACCTGCAAACACACCAtttgttcatcgacttcaaggcggCGTACGATTCAGTCAAAAGAAACGAACTTTGGAAAATTATGCTAGAACACGGCTTTCCGGCGAAGCTAATTAGACTGATTCGTGCAACGCTCGACGGAGCAAAATCAAGCGTGCGAATAGCCAACGAGACATCTGAAGCTTTCGTTACGTTGGATGGATTGAAGCAGGGCGATGCTCTCTCAAACTTACTGTTCATCATAGCGTTGGAGGGTGCTGCTCGAAGGGCAGGCGTGCAAAGAAACGGAACACTCATCACTAAATCGTACATGCTGCTTGGATACGCTGACGACATCGACATCATTGGTATCGACCGTCGGTCAGTGGAGGAGGCGTTCGTCCCTTTCAAGCGGGAAGCTGCGAAGATCGGACTGACCATCAACACTGCCAAGACCAAGTATCTGGTTGCTGGCAGAGCGCGTGGCAGTGCAGGTGATGGTGTTTCGGAGGTGGAAATAGATGGAGAAAGATATGAGGTGGTGGATGAATTTGTATATCTTGGTACACTTGTGACGTGCGACAACGATGTGAGCTGCGAAGTGAAACGGCGGATTAGTGCTGCAAACAGGGCCTTCTACGGTCTTCGTAGCCAGCTAAGGTCCCGCAGCCTAAGGACGCCTACGAAAATCACGCTGTACAGGACCTTGATACTCCCTGTAGCACTTTACGGTCACGAGTCGTGGACGCTAAAGGAGGCTGACCAGAGAGCACTTGGGGTCTTCGAGCGGAGAATCCTGCGTACTATCTTCGGCGGCAAGCAAGTAGGAGACCGGTGGCGCAGGCGCATGAACTTCGAGCTGTACCAAGACTACAAACATGCTGATATCGTAAAAGTCATCAAGCACGACAGGCTGAAGTGGGCTGGACATGTAGCCAGAATGTCGGACGAGCGGGCGGCTAAAACGATATTCAGCAGCGAACCCGGACGGGGTCGTCGGCTTCGTGGAAGGCCTCGTACGCGTTGGCTGTGTGCAGTCGACGAAGATGCAAGAGCGGCCAACATTGTGGGCGACTGGAGACGAGCGGCCCAAGATCGAGCATCCTGGAAATCTTCGATTAGTTCAGCGTTGGGTCGATAG